In Parus major isolate Abel chromosome 1, Parus_major1.1, whole genome shotgun sequence, the following proteins share a genomic window:
- the LOC107207730 gene encoding cytochrome c oxidase copper chaperone, with translation MSSVAAASCDGKGAGEAREEKKPLKACCACPETKKARDACIIEKGEENCGHLIEAHKECMRALGFKI, from the exons ATGTCCTCGGTGGCCGCCGCCAGCTGCGATGGCAAGGGCGCGGGGGAGGCGCGGGAGGAGAAAAAGCCGCTGAAGGCCTGCTGCGCCTGCCCCGAGACCAAGAAGGCGCGGGACGCCTG cattattgagaagggagaagaaaattgtGGGCACCTAATTGAAGCTCACAAAGAGTGTATGAGAGCTCTGGGCTTCAAAATATGA
- the POPDC2 gene encoding popeye domain-containing protein 2 isoform X2, which translates to MTIHFERRTAGEGGEWGRMSANSPSWDQAILQPPVCDAWKEIMEEAAYQLASCIVLLGYMGGSGIFGSLYIFGLLAPGYFCYALWGWLSACGLDIFIWNMLLVLACLLQLAHLAYRLRRDTIPEEFDLLYKTMYLPLQVPLEVYKEIVKCCEEQVQSLVRDQNYAVEGKTPIDRLSLLLSGRIRVCQDGQFLHYVFPYQFLDSPEWESLRPSEEGTFQVTLTAETDCSYITWPRKKLYLLLRKDRYIARLFSSHLGYDISEKLYSLNEKLFAKFGLRFDIRLPSLYHVLGPASSEGESEDCEELMPGSGQASVSEPPPQPPPPPPPAPRPRASRPDSDLLASENHLQSSHPLCKGRAPLAPTQTPEL; encoded by the exons ATGACAATTCATTTTGAGCGCAGGACggctggggagggtggggagtGGGGAAGGATGAGCGCAAACAGCCCCTCTTGGGACCAGGCTATTCTCCAGCCTCCTGTGTGTGATGCCTGGAAGGAGATTATGGAGGAAGCAGCCTACCAGCTGGCCAGCTGCATTGTCCTCCTGGGTTACATGGGGGGAAGTGGCATCTTTGGGTCCCTCTATATATTTGGCCTCCTGGCCCCAGGCTACTTCTGCTATgctctgtggggctggctgAGCGCTTGTGGGCTGGATATCTTCATCTGGAACATGCTGCTGGTCCTCGCCTGCTTGCTTCAGCTGGCTCACCTGGCTTACCGGCTCCGCAGAGACACCATCCCAGAAGAGTTTGACCTCCTCTACAAGACCATGTACCTGCCCTTGCAGGTGCCCCTGGAAGTCTACAAAGAAATCGTGAAGTGCTGTGAAGAGCAGGTGCAGTCGCTAGTCAGAGACCAGAATTATGCAGTGGAGGGCAAGACGCCCATTGACCGCCTCTCGTTGCTGCTGTCGGGCAG GATCCGAGTGTGCCAGGATGGACAATTCCTTCATTACGTCTTTCCATACCAGTTCCTGGACTCTCCAGAATGGGAGTCACTGCGACCCTCTGAGGAAGGAACTTTCCAG gTCACGCTGACAGCTGAGACCGACTGCAGCTACATCACCTGGCCGAGGAAGAAGCTGTACCTCCTCCTGAGGAAGGACCGCTACATCGCCCGGCTCTTCTCCTCCCACCTGGGCTATGACATCTCAGAGAAGCTCTACTCCCTCAACGAGAAGCTCTTCGCCAAGTTCGGCCTCCGCTTCGACATCCGCTTGCCCAGCCTCTACCATGTCCTTGGGCCAGCCTCCTCCGAGGGGGAGTCGGAGGACTGTGAGGAGCTGATGCCCGGTTCTGGCCAGGCCAGCGTCTCTGAGCCACCGCCACAGCCACCACCACCGCCACCGCCGGCTCCGCGCCCCCGGGCATCCCGGCCCGACAGTGACCTGCTGG cctctgaaaACCATCTCCAGAGTTCTCACCCTCTCTGCAAAGGACGAGCCCCTCTGGCTCCCACTCAGACCCCCGAACTCTAG
- the POPDC2 gene encoding popeye domain-containing protein 2 isoform X1 encodes MTIHFERRTAGEGGEWGRMSANSPSWDQAILQPPVCDAWKEIMEEAAYQLASCIVLLGYMGGSGIFGSLYIFGLLAPGYFCYALWGWLSACGLDIFIWNMLLVLACLLQLAHLAYRLRRDTIPEEFDLLYKTMYLPLQVPLEVYKEIVKCCEEQVQSLVRDQNYAVEGKTPIDRLSLLLSGRIRVCQDGQFLHYVFPYQFLDSPEWESLRPSEEGTFQVTLTAETDCSYITWPRKKLYLLLRKDRYIARLFSSHLGYDISEKLYSLNEKLFAKFGLRFDIRLPSLYHVLGPASSEGESEDCEELMPGSGQASVSEPPPQPPPPPPPAPRPRASRPDSDLLGEDSTSLVLEDFAELPGSFMDYVSEGEYMK; translated from the exons ATGACAATTCATTTTGAGCGCAGGACggctggggagggtggggagtGGGGAAGGATGAGCGCAAACAGCCCCTCTTGGGACCAGGCTATTCTCCAGCCTCCTGTGTGTGATGCCTGGAAGGAGATTATGGAGGAAGCAGCCTACCAGCTGGCCAGCTGCATTGTCCTCCTGGGTTACATGGGGGGAAGTGGCATCTTTGGGTCCCTCTATATATTTGGCCTCCTGGCCCCAGGCTACTTCTGCTATgctctgtggggctggctgAGCGCTTGTGGGCTGGATATCTTCATCTGGAACATGCTGCTGGTCCTCGCCTGCTTGCTTCAGCTGGCTCACCTGGCTTACCGGCTCCGCAGAGACACCATCCCAGAAGAGTTTGACCTCCTCTACAAGACCATGTACCTGCCCTTGCAGGTGCCCCTGGAAGTCTACAAAGAAATCGTGAAGTGCTGTGAAGAGCAGGTGCAGTCGCTAGTCAGAGACCAGAATTATGCAGTGGAGGGCAAGACGCCCATTGACCGCCTCTCGTTGCTGCTGTCGGGCAG GATCCGAGTGTGCCAGGATGGACAATTCCTTCATTACGTCTTTCCATACCAGTTCCTGGACTCTCCAGAATGGGAGTCACTGCGACCCTCTGAGGAAGGAACTTTCCAG gTCACGCTGACAGCTGAGACCGACTGCAGCTACATCACCTGGCCGAGGAAGAAGCTGTACCTCCTCCTGAGGAAGGACCGCTACATCGCCCGGCTCTTCTCCTCCCACCTGGGCTATGACATCTCAGAGAAGCTCTACTCCCTCAACGAGAAGCTCTTCGCCAAGTTCGGCCTCCGCTTCGACATCCGCTTGCCCAGCCTCTACCATGTCCTTGGGCCAGCCTCCTCCGAGGGGGAGTCGGAGGACTGTGAGGAGCTGATGCCCGGTTCTGGCCAGGCCAGCGTCTCTGAGCCACCGCCACAGCCACCACCACCGCCACCGCCGGCTCCGCGCCCCCGGGCATCCCGGCCCGACAGTGACCTGCTGGGTGAGGACTCCACCAGTCTTGTCTTGGAAGATTTTGCTGAGTTGCCGGGGTCTTTTATGGACTATGTGAGCGAAGGGGAGTATATGAAGTGA